In the Hydrogenispora ethanolica genome, TCCAACGAGTCCAGCTCTTCCAAGCTGAGCGATTTCTTCGAAAGGATATCCTTCAAACGTTTGACGATTTTCGGATCTTTATCGAAATACAGGCCCAGGGAGTCGATTTCATTCAAGATGAGATCGACATTCGCTTTGGTCTGCGTCAAAAGGTTCAAATTGCTTTTTTCCAGATTGCTTTTGATGTTGCCCTGCAATAAGGCGAGGGCGAAGACGCCCAGAATCAAAAGCGGAGCCAGCAGCGGCAAGAGGAAAAAAACGAGGTTTTTCAAAAAATATTTTCGTGCCATCGCCGCCTCTTATCCCTCGGGAAGGTCCTTTCCCAGTTTGGCGTAACGGTAATCGCGCGGATTGACGCCGTAAAAACTCTTAAAGGTCCGGGCGAAATTTTTGGCATTAGTATATCCCACCATTTCGCTCACGGCATAGGTCTTCAGTTCATAGTCCATTAATAATTCGGCGGCTTTGGTCATCTTGATTTCGATGAGATAGTCGGAGAAATTGACGCCGGTTTTTTGTTTGAAGAGCTGGCTCAGGTAGGATGCGTTCAGATGGACTAATTTGGAGGCTTCCTCCAGGCTGGCCGCGGCGTAGTTGGCTTGAATATAGCTTTTGACCATCTCGACGATTTTGGCTTGAAAATCGGTGCTGTCGGAGGGTTTCCCGTCATTGCCGGCATGGAAGGTCGTTTCGAGCGCAATTCTTTGGGCGTCCAGCTCCTGTTTGAGCATTTGAAATTGGGTCATGATCTCTTCGTAACGCGCCGGTTTGACGATGTAATAACGCACTCCGAAAGTCAGGGCTTTTTGAGCATATTCAAAATCCCGGTAGCCGCTCAAAAAGATGATGGCCGGCCGCGGTTTGTGTTGGTAGAGTTCCTGCGCCAAATCGATCCCGGAAAGACCCGGCATTTTGATATCGCATAACACGACGTCAATTTTATTGTGGCGGATCAGGTCCAGGGCTTCGGCGCCGTTGCCCGCCTGGGCCGTGACTTCAAAACCAACCGTATTCCAGGGGAAACAGTTGCATAACGTGTTGCGCGATTCGGCTTCATCATCGACGACCAGCAGATGGTACATCCCGTATGCTCCAATGATGATCAATTTTTAATTTGGAAAGAAACGGTTACTTTGGCGATGGGCTTTTCTTTTGTTATTATACAATAAAATTACGCTAACTTTAAGGTTAAACCCGTTGCTTGGCAGTTCAAGAGGAGCATTCCAAAAAAATGATACCTTGGGCTTCCCTCGATTGAATAGACACAGAGTTAAGCGGATTTTCTTCGATTTTCAAAGAATTCCGGAGTAATATTACCAATGGAAGAATGAATGC is a window encoding:
- a CDS encoding response regulator transcription factor, translated to MYHLLVVDDEAESRNTLCNCFPWNTVGFEVTAQAGNGAEALDLIRHNKIDVVLCDIKMPGLSGIDLAQELYQHKPRPAIIFLSGYRDFEYAQKALTFGVRYYIVKPARYEEIMTQFQMLKQELDAQRIALETTFHAGNDGKPSDSTDFQAKIVEMVKSYIQANYAAASLEEASKLVHLNASYLSQLFKQKTGVNFSDYLIEIKMTKAAELLMDYELKTYAVSEMVGYTNAKNFARTFKSFYGVNPRDYRYAKLGKDLPEG